In one Crocinitomicaceae bacterium genomic region, the following are encoded:
- a CDS encoding SpoIIE family protein phosphatase gives MSVLFVWLTLAVSAQEGTIVVTPDNAGNSFGNQVLIFEDVNHEFQANDVLNFPDDSFDVKEFEMPNLDFTTSRWWLKFSIVNQTLNPNLMIEVARPVTNKAFLYEVKQDSTQLLYQSGDDYPFDKKIIPHRKNIFPIYINEGQAQGYLIELESDGEVINLPLRVYEKTGFFESDYRHQFSFGFYYGIMLLVVFIYFFFFILLRDKSFLYYIIYVFFQAAMQFSLDGYAYQFLFPSGGYFTNHILIFNVAGAIVFLLFYVSAFLKIKERSPGLLRVYKVALVLALLICVMSFIPGKAYEISFPLINGVSLLMSILAIISVYLMRRKGEKICNYFTMAFAVLILGAILFILGNFNIAGNADFSQDTLKIASALEVIILSLSMSNKYRDLQKEKEDAQAIALQSLEEKNALMDQINIRLEKQVKERTAEIEHQKQELAEINAEILSSIKYAKRIQTAILPAPEQAEKILGEHFVFYMPKDVVSGDFYFIEQANTTDSSQKNFSIFAAVDCTGHGVPGAFMSIVGNNYLVQGLTEPTVNSPADALNFLNKGVVKALRQDASNKSTAVRDGMDIALCALENSTKTLHYAGAKNPVYVVRNNSETNPFGENIPEKNLLKSETSDIWLYEVKADKHPIGAFMDEDLQPFTNKEIPVQSGDMIYVFTDGFADQFGGSHLPDGQGKGKKYTYKRFKQFLMAVSHLPAQEQFKKLETEFARWKGDTEQIDDVLVIGVRVG, from the coding sequence GTGTCTGTACTATTTGTATGGTTGACTCTTGCTGTGTCTGCACAAGAGGGCACTATCGTTGTCACGCCAGACAATGCCGGCAATTCTTTTGGTAATCAAGTTCTCATTTTTGAAGATGTGAATCATGAATTTCAGGCCAATGATGTTCTGAATTTTCCGGATGATTCCTTTGATGTAAAAGAATTTGAGATGCCAAATCTTGATTTTACTACTTCACGTTGGTGGCTAAAATTTTCAATCGTCAATCAAACCCTGAACCCAAATTTGATGATTGAAGTTGCACGACCAGTTACAAACAAAGCTTTTCTTTATGAGGTGAAACAAGATTCGACACAACTGCTTTATCAAAGCGGTGATGATTATCCTTTTGATAAGAAAATCATTCCACATAGAAAAAATATTTTTCCCATCTATATTAATGAAGGTCAAGCGCAGGGATATCTGATAGAATTAGAAAGTGACGGAGAGGTAATCAATCTACCTTTGCGTGTATATGAAAAGACAGGGTTTTTTGAATCAGATTATCGGCACCAATTTTCATTTGGTTTTTATTATGGCATCATGCTATTGGTTGTCTTTATATACTTTTTCTTTTTTATTCTGCTGCGCGATAAATCATTTTTATACTATATCATTTACGTGTTTTTTCAAGCTGCCATGCAGTTTTCATTAGATGGTTATGCCTACCAATTTTTATTCCCTTCAGGCGGATATTTCACTAATCACATTCTCATTTTCAATGTTGCCGGCGCCATTGTATTTCTGCTATTTTACGTATCTGCATTTTTAAAAATTAAAGAGCGATCACCTGGCTTACTGCGCGTATATAAAGTTGCTCTGGTACTCGCATTATTGATTTGTGTAATGTCGTTTATTCCCGGAAAAGCCTACGAAATTTCTTTTCCGCTTATTAATGGAGTGAGTTTGTTGATGTCAATTCTGGCCATTATCTCTGTCTACTTAATGCGCAGAAAGGGTGAAAAAATTTGCAACTATTTCACCATGGCGTTTGCTGTTTTGATTTTGGGTGCTATACTTTTCATCTTAGGAAATTTCAACATTGCCGGTAATGCAGATTTTTCACAAGACACCCTTAAGATTGCATCTGCCCTTGAGGTAATCATTTTGAGCTTGAGTATGTCCAATAAATACCGTGATCTACAGAAAGAAAAAGAAGATGCACAGGCAATTGCATTACAAAGTTTGGAAGAGAAAAATGCGTTGATGGATCAAATCAATATCCGCCTCGAAAAACAAGTGAAAGAACGCACTGCGGAAATAGAACATCAGAAGCAGGAACTTGCTGAAATCAATGCAGAAATTTTGAGCAGTATTAAATACGCCAAACGAATTCAAACAGCAATTTTACCAGCGCCTGAACAAGCTGAAAAAATATTAGGAGAGCACTTTGTTTTCTATATGCCAAAAGATGTTGTCAGTGGAGATTTCTATTTTATTGAACAAGCAAATACAACAGATTCTTCACAAAAAAACTTTTCCATTTTTGCCGCAGTTGATTGTACCGGACATGGTGTACCCGGCGCATTTATGAGTATTGTGGGCAATAATTATCTGGTACAGGGATTAACCGAACCAACTGTAAATTCACCTGCCGATGCGTTGAATTTTTTGAATAAAGGTGTTGTAAAAGCCTTACGTCAAGATGCATCAAACAAAAGCACTGCTGTGCGAGACGGAATGGACATTGCTTTGTGCGCTCTAGAAAATAGTACAAAAACACTTCATTATGCCGGGGCAAAAAATCCGGTTTATGTGGTGAGAAATAATTCGGAAACAAATCCATTCGGCGAAAATATTCCTGAAAAAAATCTGCTTAAATCTGAAACATCTGACATTTGGTTGTACGAAGTGAAAGCAGATAAACACCCTATTGGCGCTTTCATGGATGAAGATCTGCAACCCTTCACCAACAAAGAGATTCCGGTTCAGTCAGGTGATATGATTTATGTTTTCACAGACGGATTTGCCGATCAGTTTGGTGGCAGCCATTTACCGGATGGACAAGGCAAAGGAAAAAAATATACATACAAACGCTTTAAGCAATTTCTGATGGCGGTATCTCATTTACCCGCTCAAGAACAATTCAAAAAACTGGAAACCGAATTTGCCCGCTGGAAAGGCGACACCGAACAGATTGATGATGTGCTGGTGATTGGGGTTAGGGTTGGGTGA
- the lpdA gene encoding dihydrolipoyl dehydrogenase, with translation MQTKYDVVIIGSGPGGYVCAIRCAQLGFKTAIIEKYNTLGGTCLNVGCIPSKALLDSSEHYHNAAHNFDKHGIQIPEIKIDMKKMIERKSSVVSQTCDGIKFLMDKNKIDVHHGTGSFVDKTHVKVTAADGKETVLETKFTVIATGSKPNYFPGMEPDKKRIITSTEMLNLDEVAKNLIVIGGGVIGLELGSVHARLGAKVEVIEFADTIIPTMDRALGKELIKVLKKEGFSFNFQHKVQSVKNTGKGVEVTALNPKGESVVFKGDYCLVAVGRKPYTEGLGLDKIGITPDKRGMIEVNDHLQTTVPGIYAIGDVVRGPMLAHKAEDEGVMVAELLAGQKPHIDYNLIPGVVYTWPEVAAVGKTEEELTAAGVPIKVGSFPMKALGRARASMDLMGFVKIIAHAETDEVLGVHMIAARAADMIMEACTAMEFRASAEDLARMVHPHPTFTEAIKEAAMDATAKRAMHI, from the coding sequence GGTGGTTATGTATGCGCCATTCGTTGCGCTCAACTTGGATTCAAAACGGCTATCATTGAAAAATATAATACCCTTGGCGGTACTTGTTTGAATGTTGGTTGTATTCCTTCAAAGGCTCTTCTTGATAGCTCAGAACATTATCACAACGCTGCGCACAATTTTGACAAGCACGGTATTCAAATTCCGGAAATAAAAATTGACATGAAGAAAATGATTGAACGTAAAAGTTCAGTTGTTTCTCAAACTTGTGACGGTATCAAATTTCTGATGGATAAAAACAAAATTGATGTTCACCATGGTACAGGTTCATTCGTTGACAAAACGCACGTAAAAGTAACGGCAGCTGACGGAAAAGAAACGGTGCTTGAAACTAAATTTACCGTGATTGCCACTGGTTCAAAACCTAATTATTTTCCGGGCATGGAGCCTGATAAAAAACGTATCATCACATCAACTGAAATGCTGAATCTTGATGAGGTGGCAAAAAATTTAATCGTGATTGGAGGCGGGGTGATTGGCTTAGAATTAGGCAGTGTTCACGCACGTCTCGGCGCGAAGGTAGAGGTGATTGAATTTGCTGATACGATTATTCCAACGATGGATCGCGCATTAGGAAAAGAACTGATTAAGGTGCTGAAAAAAGAGGGATTCAGTTTTAATTTCCAACACAAAGTACAGTCTGTAAAAAACACGGGGAAAGGTGTTGAAGTAACCGCCTTGAATCCAAAAGGTGAGAGTGTTGTTTTTAAAGGTGACTACTGTTTAGTTGCGGTAGGAAGAAAACCTTATACAGAAGGACTTGGATTAGATAAAATTGGTATCACACCGGATAAACGCGGCATGATTGAAGTGAATGATCACCTTCAAACAACTGTGCCGGGCATATATGCCATTGGTGATGTTGTGCGCGGCCCTATGCTGGCTCACAAGGCAGAAGATGAAGGAGTGATGGTTGCCGAATTATTAGCCGGACAAAAACCGCATATTGATTATAATTTGATTCCGGGTGTTGTTTATACCTGGCCTGAAGTTGCTGCGGTAGGAAAAACTGAAGAGGAATTAACCGCCGCCGGTGTCCCTATTAAAGTGGGGTCATTTCCAATGAAAGCTCTCGGTCGTGCAAGAGCAAGTATGGATTTGATGGGCTTTGTAAAAATCATTGCACATGCTGAAACGGATGAAGTATTAGGTGTTCACATGATTGCTGCACGCGCAGCTGATATGATCATGGAAGCGTGCACTGCAATGGAGTTCCGCGCATCGGCTGAAGATTTAGCGCGCATGGTTCACCCCCATCCAACTTTTACTGAAGCAATCAAAGAAGCTGCTATGGATGCAACCGCAAAGCGGGCAATGCATATCTGA
- the paaJ gene encoding phenylacetate-CoA oxygenase subunit PaaJ, whose product MVTEKEFNHLWEILNEVPDPEIPVISLVELGVIRKIVEYPDSQTVEVIITPTYTGCPAKKLFEDLIREKLAENGYNKVNIISQLHPVWTTDWLSDETKSKLLAEGISPPTIGNKIVMCPRCKSTNTKMISAFGSTPCQAMYSCNECSEPFNYFKCY is encoded by the coding sequence ATGGTAACAGAAAAGGAATTTAACCATTTGTGGGAAATCCTCAACGAGGTTCCCGACCCGGAAATTCCGGTAATCAGTTTGGTTGAATTAGGCGTTATTAGAAAAATTGTTGAATACCCCGACAGCCAAACAGTAGAGGTGATAATTACACCCACTTATACTGGTTGTCCTGCAAAGAAATTATTTGAAGATCTGATTCGCGAAAAACTCGCAGAAAACGGATACAACAAAGTCAACATCATTTCACAACTTCATCCGGTTTGGACAACGGACTGGTTAAGTGATGAAACAAAATCAAAATTACTAGCTGAAGGCATTTCACCGCCCACTATTGGGAATAAAATCGTAATGTGTCCACGCTGCAAATCCACCAACACCAAAATGATCAGCGCATTTGGTTCAACACCTTGTCAAGCTATGTACAGTTGCAATGAGTGCAGTGAGCCGTTTAATTATTTTAAGTGTTATTGA